From Malaciobacter mytili LMG 24559:
AAAGGATTAGAAAAATTTTATGAATTAGTTGAAGCTTTTGAGTCTTTACCCACAGTTGGTAAAAAATCAGCTTTAAGATTAGCTTATCATATTGTAATGAATGATAATTATTGTGGTATTAAATTAGCTCATAGTATTGAAAATGCTATAAAAAATATAAATAAATGTGTTAAATGTGGTTCAATGAGTGAGCATGAGATTTGTGAATTTTGTTTAGATGATAGTAGAGATAAAAAAACTTTATGTATAGTTCAAAGTGCAAAAGATATTTTTGTAATTGAAGAATCAAAACAATTTGAAGGAATATATTTTGTAATTGAAGAGTTAGAAGAAGATAGTCTTGATAGGCTTATTGATACTGTAAGAGAAAATAGGGTAACTGATGTTTTATTTGCAATAACACCTTCTTTATCTAATGATGCTTTTATTTTATTTATTGAAGATAAATTAAAACAGTTTGAAATAAACTTTACAAAAATAGCACAAGGTGTTCCAACGGGTGTTAGTTTAGAAAATGTAGATTTAATCTCTTTATCAAAAGCAATTCAAAGTAAGGTTGTTATTTAACCTTACTTTTCTTCTAATTTCCATTTTCTATAAAGTTCTTCAGAGGCTTTAATTTCATCTTCAGAAGCTCTTCTTCTGCATGATAAATACCCTTTTGAACCATCACAACTCTCAAATGGATATACTGTTGCAAATACCCAGTAATATCCCCCTGATTTTGTCGCATTCTTTACATATCCTGTCCATATCTCACCTTTTTGTACACTATCCCATAAACTTTTAAAGGCTTTCTTTGGCATATCTGGGTGTCTTACCATATTATGTGGCTGCCCCATTAATTCTTCTAAATTATATTCCGCTATTTTACAAAAATCATCATTTGCAAATGATATTATCCCTTTTGAATCTGTCTCACTTACTAAAAATGCATATTCATCTAATACTGTCTCTTGTCCTGCTGCCATATCTCACCTCCTTTAAAACTTCTTACTTTTTGCATCATCTACTAACTCTTTTGCCATATATGATACATCTGAGGCTATATTTGATATTTGTGTTGCTTCATTTGCATTCTCTTGTGTTACTCTATCTAACATTGTGATTGTATCATTTATTTGTTCTATTCCTGTCATCTGTTCTTTTGATGCTGCACTTACATTCTCTATTATATGTATTGTCTCATTTATATGCACATTTAGCTCTTCATATCCTTTTATCATATTATCAGATATTACTTTCCCTTCATTTGCTTTATTTGTTGCATTCTCTACTAAATCTTTTATCTCTTTTGCTGCTTGGGCACTTCTATTTGCTAAGTTTCTTACTTCTTGTGCTACTACTGCAAATCCTTTCCCTGCTTCTCCTGCTGTTGCTGCTTCTACTGCTGCATTTAAACTTAAGATATTTGTTTGAAAGGCTATTTGATCTATTACTGTTATTGCTTCATTTATTGAAGTTACTTGTTGATTTATTTCATCCATTGATAGGGCTGTTTTACTTGCTAATTCTTGTCCATTTGTTACTGAGCCTCTTACTGTTGTACTTAGTTGTGCCATTTTATTTGCATTTTCTGCATTATTTCTCGTTATTGATGTTATCTCTTCTACTGCTGCTGCTGTTTCTTCTAGTGAGGCTGCTTGTTCATTTGCTTTTGCTGCTAGATTATTCATTGATGCTTTCATTGTATTTGAGTTTCTTTCTAGCATTTGTCCATTTTCTAGGTTATTTTTTGCTCCGGTTGCTAATGCTTTTCCTAAAGCATTTACTCCTTGCATTACTGACAACATTCTTGCTTTTAGTGTTGGTGATATTTCTATTTGTTTTGTAAAATCATTATTTGAGTAGTTTTCTAATGTTGATTCTAAGTTTTTCATATGACTTTCTACTGAATCAAGCATTTTATTAATTGTTTTCTTTAATGTCATAATCATTGGATTATCTGTATTTGAATTAACTCTACATCTAAAGATACCTTGTTCTACTTTATTTAAAACAAGAACAATTTCTCCTAATACTCTCATATCATCTTTTCTCATTTTATCAAATGAATCAAAGTATTTATTTAACTCTTCTAAGATAGTTCCTATCTCATCTTTTTTAATATATTCTGCTTTTCTTATTTTATTAGATTTCATAAATGCGTATAACATAAAATCATCTAAATATTCTCTTATTCTATGAATTCCACCTACAATTCTATTCATAGCAGAATAGTTAGTATAAGCAATAACTATACCAAAAATAATATTTACTGCTAAGATTGCAATAATATCAGATGATGACACTATTGCAGTAATACTAATAATTGCAAATGCTATTTGAGAAATTAGCATATTTATTAGTATTTTATGTTTAGTATGAATATTTTTAAACATATAAATCCCCCATAAAATCAAAATTGATGGCATTTTATTTAAAATACTCTTAATATCAAATGAAAATTATTTATTTTTTTGATATAATTAATGTATGAATGAGAGAATTATATGTCAAAAGTGTCAATATTACTATGTAACTTGGGAAAACAATCAACCTCATGGCTGTAAAGCATATGGATTTAAATCAAAAATAATTCCATCAACAATTGTGAAAAGTAGCAGTGGAGTAGAGTGTTCTTTTTATAAACCAAAACAAAGATAATTAATTGTAAAATATCTTACAGTTATTTAAAATAGGGTATAAATGTCACTAAGTAATTATATTAATCTTTTTAAAGAAAATAAGCCTACTATAATAAAATATTGGTTATCAAATGAGAAAGTTTCTGAAATTTTAGATTTGCATAGACTAGATAAAAAAAAGTTTATACAAGAGTATGCAAATGCGGTAATTGAATATTATATTGAAGTGGTTAATCAAACTAAAAAGATAGGTGATTGTCCTATTATAGATGAATTGTTAAAGTATCTAAAAATAAATAATGTTACTAGTGATGAATTATTTATTATTTGTTCAGGTTTTAAAAATGCCTTAATTAGGTATTCTTATAAATTAGAAATAAATTCCTATGAAATTGATAAAGAAATTAACTTTATTTTTGAACAGAACTTTTCAGGAGTTTTAAATAGATACTCAAAAACTATAAAAGATGTTGAAACTGCCTTAAGCAAATCTCTTGATATTGCAAATAAATATATTATTATGTCTAGAACGGATAAAAGAGGAATAATTACTGAAGTTACAGAAGCTTTTTGTGAAATTTCTGGATACAAAAAAGAGGAACTTATAGGGCAAGCTCATAATATAGTAAGGCATCCTGATACAAATCCTTTAGTGTTTAAAGAGTTATGGAATACAATTCTTTCTGGAAAAATCTGGAAAGGTGAGATAAAAAATAGAAAAAAAAATGGAAGTTATTATTGGGTTTCTGCCACAATTGAACCAAATTTTAATATAAATGGCGAAATTACAGGCTTTGTAGCAATAAGGCAAGATATTACTTCTAAAAAAGAAGTTGAAGAACAACAAAATATATTAGTAGAACAATCAAAATCTGCTGCTATGGGTGAGATGATATCTATGATTGCTCACCAATGGAGACAGCCTTTACAAGCAGTTTCTATTTTAATTCAAAAACTACCTTTAATGAAGATGATTGAAGGGGAAATTTCAGATGAAGTTTTAAATCAAGTTGTTGATGATGTGGCAGTACAACTTGAATATATGTCTAAAACTATTGATGATTTTAGAGATTTCTTTAAACCTGATAAGGAAAAAGAAGAGATTTATATTAGTAAAATTATTGATAAAGCTTTAGATTTTCTTGCATATATGTTAAAAGTTGATACGATTAAACTAACTAAATTTGATTTAGAAGACTCTTTAGTTAATATTCATATAAATGAAGTTGTTCAAGTTTTAATAAATATTATTAAAAATGCAAGAGATGCCATGAATGAAAAGATTAAAGATAATAATAAAATATTAAATATTAAATATTATAAAGAAAACAACTATGCGATAATAGAAATTGAAGATAATGCTGGTGGAATACCAGAAAATATTATCAATAGAGTATTTGAACCATATTTTTCAACAAAAACAAATAAAAATGGAACAGGTTTAGGACTTTATATGAGTAAGACTATTATTGAACAACATAGTCATGGAAGATTAAGTGTATCTAACTCAAATTTAGGTGCAGTATTTAAAATAGAATTACCATTAAATTAGGAGAGAAGAGTTGTTATATGAAGATTTAAAAATAGCTACTAAATCATTAGGTTTTTTAACAATTGAAGATTTTGCAAAATATATTGGAGTTACACCAAAAGATATTTTAGAGTGGGAACAAAAAGAAGAGGTTCCTTATACAATTTCACTTATTATTCATCTATTAAAAGGAGATAAATCCCTTCCAAATAATAGCACTTTGGATAATTTAGTAGAAGAGTGTTTACCTTTGGCAACACTTTTAGAAGAAGCATCTTCTTTCCCTCATAAATTAGAAGAGATGTTTTTATTACAAAAAGAGTTAAATGACTCAACAAACGGTAAAAACTGGGAACTAGGCATAAATAAGTTTGATAAAGAGATTAATTGGCTTAGATGTATTCATATGGAAGTTTCAGAACTTATTGAATCAACTCCTTGGAAACATTGGAAAAATATAAATGCTGAACCAGATATGAATAATATTCATGTGGAATTAGTAGATATTTGGCATTTTTTAATGTCTTATATTTTACAAGAGACAAATGTACCAAAGGCAGTATCTCTTGTAAATACACATTGTATCTATGAAGCAAATGAAGAGATTGATGTGAAAGCTATGGTTAAAGAAGCAGAAAAGTTATCATATATTGCTTTAGCTATTCAAACAAATAATATGCCATCTTTTAGTGGAATTGAAAGATTTATTGACCAATTCTTTAGATGTTGTAAAATTTCAGGTTTATCTTTTACTTGGTTACAAAAGTTATATATTGGTAAAAATTGTTTAAATAAATTTAGACAAGACAATGGTTATAAAGAAGGAACTTATAAAAAAGATTGGAATGGAAAAGAAGATAATGTTGTAATGGTCTCTTTTTTAGAAAAAATGGAAAATGTAAGTTTTAATGAGTTATATAAACAACTTGAACTTTCTTATAAAAGTCTTTAAGATATAGAATTTTCTATATCTTAAACTCTATAATAAAACAAGCTGCATTTTTTTCATTTTTCACATCAATTGTTCCATTTAAATGTTTTTCTAAAATTATTTTACACATATGTAAACCAAGTCCTGTGCCATTTTTATTTATTTTTGTTGAAAAATATGGCTCAAAAATTCTATTTATTATCTCTTTTGGAACTCCACCTGCATTATCTTTTATATAAACTCTTTGATAATTATTTTTCTCTTCAAGTGTTATAGTAATTTTCCCTTCTTTAATTTCATTTTCAATTATTGCATCAATGGCATTATTTAAAACATTTAAAATTACTTGAATTACTTCATTTTTATATGCAAGTATTTTACTTAAAGCGATATTTTGTTTATCTAAAATTATATTATGGGATTCTAAAGTGGGCTTTAACATAGAAATAGCATTATTTATAGTTTCATTTAAATCTAAAAACTCTTTTTGTTTATCATCTTTAAAAAAGTTTCTAAAATCATCAATAGTTTTAGACATATATTGTAAATAATTATTTACTTCATTAAGCTTTTCATTTAAATCTTCTTTGTCTATTTTATTTGTAGCAAGTTTAAATTTTAATCTACTTACAACAGAACCAATTGCACTTAAAGGTTGTCTCCATTGATGAGCAATCATAGAAATCATCTCACCCATAGCTGCTAATCTTGATTGTTTAAATAAAAGCATCTCTTTTTGTTTAAACTCTCTTAAATCTAAAATGGAAACTACTTTATAATTATTATTTTTTAATTTTATATCTTTTATTTTTATAATTGCTGGAATTAAATCTCCATTATTTGAAACTAAAGTAACTTCTTGAAAAATATGTCTATTATATTCTATAAATTTTTCAGTTGTTGAAGGGATTAATACTCCTGTTGCCAAATTTCCAATTAGTTCATCTTTTGTTT
This genomic window contains:
- a CDS encoding sensor histidine kinase, producing the protein MQKNKQNNIFDDINIILDSTIEGIIIIEKGFIVNVNDSLIQILEYKTKDELIGNLATGVLIPSTTEKFIEYNRHIFQEVTLVSNNGDLIPAIIKIKDIKLKNNNYKVVSILDLREFKQKEMLLFKQSRLAAMGEMISMIAHQWRQPLSAIGSVVSRLKFKLATNKIDKEDLNEKLNEVNNYLQYMSKTIDDFRNFFKDDKQKEFLDLNETINNAISMLKPTLESHNIILDKQNIALSKILAYKNEVIQVILNVLNNAIDAIIENEIKEGKITITLEEKNNYQRVYIKDNAGGVPKEIINRIFEPYFSTKINKNGTGLGLHMCKIILEKHLNGTIDVKNEKNAACFIIEFKI
- a CDS encoding PAS domain-containing protein; its protein translation is MAAGQETVLDEYAFLVSETDSKGIISFANDDFCKIAEYNLEELMGQPHNMVRHPDMPKKAFKSLWDSVQKGEIWTGYVKNATKSGGYYWVFATVYPFESCDGSKGYLSCRRRASEDEIKASEELYRKWKLEEK
- a CDS encoding dUTP diphosphatase translates to MLYEDLKIATKSLGFLTIEDFAKYIGVTPKDILEWEQKEEVPYTISLIIHLLKGDKSLPNNSTLDNLVEECLPLATLLEEASSFPHKLEEMFLLQKELNDSTNGKNWELGINKFDKEINWLRCIHMEVSELIESTPWKHWKNINAEPDMNNIHVELVDIWHFLMSYILQETNVPKAVSLVNTHCIYEANEEIDVKAMVKEAEKLSYIALAIQTNNMPSFSGIERFIDQFFRCCKISGLSFTWLQKLYIGKNCLNKFRQDNGYKEGTYKKDWNGKEDNVVMVSFLEKMENVSFNELYKQLELSYKSL
- a CDS encoding uracil-DNA glycosylase yields the protein MNERIICQKCQYYYVTWENNQPHGCKAYGFKSKIIPSTIVKSSSGVECSFYKPKQR
- the recR gene encoding recombination mediator RecR, translating into MKKGLEKFYELVEAFESLPTVGKKSALRLAYHIVMNDNYCGIKLAHSIENAIKNINKCVKCGSMSEHEICEFCLDDSRDKKTLCIVQSAKDIFVIEESKQFEGIYFVIEELEEDSLDRLIDTVRENRVTDVLFAITPSLSNDAFILFIEDKLKQFEINFTKIAQGVPTGVSLENVDLISLSKAIQSKVVI
- a CDS encoding sensor histidine kinase, with product MSLSNYINLFKENKPTIIKYWLSNEKVSEILDLHRLDKKKFIQEYANAVIEYYIEVVNQTKKIGDCPIIDELLKYLKINNVTSDELFIICSGFKNALIRYSYKLEINSYEIDKEINFIFEQNFSGVLNRYSKTIKDVETALSKSLDIANKYIIMSRTDKRGIITEVTEAFCEISGYKKEELIGQAHNIVRHPDTNPLVFKELWNTILSGKIWKGEIKNRKKNGSYYWVSATIEPNFNINGEITGFVAIRQDITSKKEVEEQQNILVEQSKSAAMGEMISMIAHQWRQPLQAVSILIQKLPLMKMIEGEISDEVLNQVVDDVAVQLEYMSKTIDDFRDFFKPDKEKEEIYISKIIDKALDFLAYMLKVDTIKLTKFDLEDSLVNIHINEVVQVLINIIKNARDAMNEKIKDNNKILNIKYYKENNYAIIEIEDNAGGIPENIINRVFEPYFSTKTNKNGTGLGLYMSKTIIEQHSHGRLSVSNSNLGAVFKIELPLN